A region from the Rhodothermales bacterium genome encodes:
- a CDS encoding DUF4249 domain-containing protein yields the protein MPRLLLALTLGLTLAACDFEQVIELDVPPYEPRLVLGGFPTPDSVFTVRVGRSASALTPTDFDPLALVVDDARLALFDADGTFLDSLYQSSPFYDDFPTPGVYRSLSGLRPEPGRSYTLRVDAPGLPSVRATTRLPEPITFAVRVDGVAEDVPGRGRIARVVVTVPDPPGPQAYALGIQQTVRFQDGTSYVQPLPFSSVDQVLRESFDRLDVAVDIDVDIDQGQRTFYGRALLRDATFAGTTRQIPLDLVIFDTGSAERDPVVVTLAVLDDDYVRYQQTLALQDINGDNPFAEPVRIHSNVEGGLGVFAGYAGSSVVVDIE from the coding sequence ATGCCTCGCCTCCTCCTCGCGCTCACCCTCGGCCTAACCCTCGCCGCCTGCGACTTCGAGCAGGTGATCGAGCTCGACGTGCCGCCCTACGAGCCCCGCCTCGTCCTCGGCGGCTTCCCGACGCCGGACAGCGTGTTCACCGTCCGCGTCGGCCGCAGCGCCTCGGCCCTCACCCCGACGGACTTCGACCCCCTCGCCCTCGTCGTCGATGACGCCCGCCTCGCCCTCTTCGACGCGGACGGCACGTTCCTCGACTCGCTCTACCAATCGAGCCCGTTCTACGATGACTTCCCCACGCCCGGCGTCTACCGCTCCCTGAGCGGGCTGCGTCCTGAGCCCGGCCGGAGCTACACCCTCCGCGTCGACGCACCCGGTCTGCCCTCCGTCCGAGCGACGACGCGGCTCCCCGAGCCGATCACGTTCGCCGTTCGCGTGGACGGCGTCGCGGAGGACGTGCCGGGCCGGGGGCGCATCGCCCGAGTCGTCGTCACGGTGCCGGACCCACCCGGACCTCAGGCCTACGCCCTCGGGATTCAGCAGACGGTCCGGTTCCAAGACGGCACCTCCTATGTCCAGCCCCTCCCGTTCTCCAGCGTCGATCAGGTGCTCCGCGAGAGCTTCGACCGGCTCGACGTGGCCGTTGATATCGACGTCGACATCGACCAGGGCCAGCGCACGTTCTACGGCCGCGCGCTCCTCCGCGACGCCACCTTCGCCGGCACAACCCGCCAGATCCCCCTCGACCTCGTGATCTTCGACACCGGCTCGGCGGAGCGGGACCCCGTCGTCGTCACCCTCGCCGTCCTCGACGACGACTACGTCCGCTACCAGCAGACGCTCGCGCTTCAGGACATCAACGGGGACAATCCCTTCGCCGAGCCCGTCCGCATCCACTCGAACGTCGAGGGCGGCCTCGGGGTGTTCGCAGGCTACGCCGGTTCGTCGGTGGTCGTCGATATCGAGTAG
- a CDS encoding TonB-dependent receptor plug domain-containing protein, with the protein MISLRRLPLLVAALCLGLPALAQSVPLSGTVRDAASGETLVGANLYAPRFETGTVTNAYGFFSLALPATTADSVDVVVSYVGYEPQALRLALAQTGRLEIGLAPVQTELGTVDVVADRTDPLEDTQMSAVSVPIERIKSLPALLGEVDVLKALQLLPGVQSGTEGTSGLYVRGGGPDQNLLLLDGAPVYNASHLFGFFSTFNADALKSVDLVKGGFPARYGGRLSSVLDLRMKEGNMKELAGEGAVGIVASRLTLEGPILKDRASFLVSGRRTYIDLLAQPFLPPDEKAGYYFYDLNAKANAILGPRDRVYASVYTGEDRFSFDVRDDFTRNEGGLDWGNLTATLRWNHQLSARLFVNTALLFSRYRFDVEAIEDRAGGAFDGDEPATFEARYRSGIRDVGARVDFDFVPSPRHFVRFGAEATRHRYSPGAVTSRTEGDTPIDLDGTITASPAIDATEAMVYVEDDVRLSRALTVNAGLHGSGFAVGDARFFSLQPRLATRLRVGEATAVRASYAAMKQYIHLLTNAGIGLPTDLWLPATAEVPPQTAHQVALGVTRTVGPRYEVSVEGYVKWMDNLVEYREGASFFNTAFDDWEQQLTSGSGRAYGLEVFLQRKTGRTTGWLGYTLAWSDRQFDALNGGARFPYRYDRRHDVSVVLNHRLSDRVELAATWVYGTGPALTLPVGRVPAFPDDPAFNDGFFYSYEVDDFGERGSFRMPAYHRLDIGLNFHKQTRWGERTLTLGAYNAYNRKNPFFITLSEEYDGQTARPVFKQISLFPVIPAISYRFKF; encoded by the coding sequence GTGATCTCGCTCCGCCGTTTACCGCTGCTCGTGGCCGCCCTCTGCCTCGGGCTGCCGGCCCTCGCCCAATCGGTCCCGCTCAGCGGCACCGTGCGCGACGCGGCGAGCGGCGAGACCCTCGTCGGCGCGAACCTCTACGCGCCGCGCTTCGAGACGGGGACGGTCACGAACGCCTACGGCTTCTTCAGCCTCGCCCTTCCCGCCACGACGGCCGACAGCGTGGATGTCGTCGTCTCGTACGTCGGTTACGAGCCGCAGGCGCTGCGGCTCGCACTGGCGCAGACCGGCCGGCTCGAAATCGGGCTCGCGCCCGTCCAGACCGAGCTCGGCACCGTCGACGTCGTGGCCGACCGGACGGACCCGCTCGAGGACACGCAGATGAGCGCGGTCTCCGTCCCGATCGAGCGGATCAAGTCGCTGCCCGCTCTCCTCGGCGAGGTCGACGTGCTGAAGGCGCTCCAGCTCCTGCCCGGCGTGCAGTCGGGGACGGAGGGGACGAGCGGGCTCTACGTCCGCGGCGGCGGGCCGGACCAGAACCTCCTCCTGCTCGACGGCGCGCCGGTCTACAACGCGAGCCACCTCTTCGGCTTCTTCTCGACGTTCAACGCCGACGCGCTCAAGAGCGTCGACCTCGTCAAAGGCGGCTTCCCGGCGCGCTACGGCGGCCGGCTCTCGTCGGTCCTCGACCTGCGGATGAAGGAGGGGAATATGAAAGAGCTGGCGGGCGAGGGCGCCGTCGGGATCGTCGCCTCGCGGCTCACGCTCGAAGGGCCGATCCTGAAAGACCGCGCCTCGTTCCTCGTCTCCGGCCGCCGGACGTACATCGACCTCCTCGCCCAGCCGTTCCTGCCGCCCGACGAGAAGGCGGGGTACTACTTCTACGACCTCAACGCGAAAGCGAACGCCATCCTCGGCCCGCGCGACCGCGTCTACGCCAGCGTCTACACCGGCGAGGACCGGTTCAGCTTCGACGTGCGCGACGACTTCACGCGCAACGAGGGCGGCCTCGACTGGGGCAACCTCACGGCCACGCTCCGCTGGAACCACCAGCTCTCGGCGCGGCTCTTCGTCAACACCGCCCTCCTCTTCAGCCGCTACCGCTTCGACGTCGAGGCCATCGAGGACCGGGCTGGCGGCGCGTTCGACGGCGACGAGCCCGCGACCTTCGAGGCGCGCTACCGCTCCGGCATCCGCGACGTCGGCGCCCGCGTCGACTTCGACTTCGTCCCCAGCCCGCGCCACTTCGTCCGCTTCGGCGCCGAGGCCACGCGCCACCGCTACAGCCCCGGCGCCGTGACCTCCCGCACCGAGGGCGACACGCCCATCGACCTCGACGGCACGATCACCGCCTCCCCCGCGATTGACGCGACCGAGGCGATGGTCTACGTCGAGGACGACGTCCGGCTCTCGCGGGCGCTCACGGTCAACGCCGGGCTCCACGGCTCGGGCTTCGCCGTGGGCGACGCGCGGTTCTTCTCGCTCCAGCCCCGCCTCGCGACGCGGCTCCGCGTGGGCGAGGCCACGGCCGTCCGCGCCTCGTACGCCGCGATGAAGCAGTACATCCACCTCCTCACGAACGCCGGCATCGGCCTCCCGACGGACCTCTGGCTCCCGGCCACGGCCGAGGTCCCGCCGCAGACGGCGCACCAGGTCGCCCTCGGCGTGACGCGGACGGTCGGGCCGCGCTACGAGGTCTCCGTTGAGGGCTACGTGAAGTGGATGGACAACCTCGTGGAGTACCGGGAGGGCGCGAGCTTCTTCAACACCGCCTTCGACGACTGGGAGCAGCAACTGACCTCGGGCTCCGGCCGTGCCTACGGCCTCGAAGTGTTCCTCCAGCGTAAGACCGGGCGGACGACGGGCTGGCTCGGCTACACCCTCGCCTGGAGCGACCGGCAGTTCGACGCCCTCAACGGCGGCGCCCGCTTCCCCTACCGCTACGACCGCCGCCATGACGTCTCCGTCGTCCTCAACCACCGGCTCTCCGACCGCGTCGAGCTTGCCGCGACGTGGGTCTACGGCACCGGCCCCGCCCTCACGCTCCCCGTCGGCCGCGTCCCCGCCTTCCCGGACGACCCCGCCTTCAACGACGGGTTCTTCTACAGCTATGAGGTGGACGACTTCGGCGAGCGCGGCAGCTTCCGCATGCCGGCCTACCACCGCCTCGACATCGGGCTCAACTTCCACAAGCAGACACGGTGGGGCGAGCGGACGCTCACGCTCGGGGCGTACAACGCGTACAACCGGAAGAACCCGTTCTTCATCACGCTCAGCGAGGAGTACGACGGGCAGACCGCGCGGCCGGTGTTCAAGCAGATCAGCCTCTTCCCCGTCATTCCCGCCATCTCGTACCGGTTCAAGTTTTGA